CAAGCTCGTGTAAGACATGGTCAGCTCGTCCCCGGCGGAAATCGGACGGGCGGCGTTCACGTAGAGGCGTTGCCCGTTGTCGAAATGATGCCTCGTGTTCGGCGTGCAACAATGATTCTGCAGTGCCCCGAGAGGATAAAGACCGCGTAAGCTCGAGGAATGATCGTTATCCTGGACGCTGACCGTTTCGAACGCGTTCGTGGCGAACGTTCCGCATACGCGTTTCATTAACTCCAGGTCCTCTTCGCTTGGCGGATTTGCTACATTCCGTTGCAGTAGTTCGGCCTTGTTCCCGGAAATTCATTAATTACAATCGTAATACATtagcgaaaaaaaaagaagaaaaaacacaCGAGCGAGCGTGGCCGCTTCTCGTACGGCCTTTTCTCATCGCCGTACGGCGAAGCTTCGCTGAACATGATCTAGAAAAGGGATAATTTCGAGCGCGAAAAAAGTGAACATGAAGTCTACGAAATGATCAGTTTCGTTGCGTGAAATCCGCGGTAGCTGAAAAAGTTCATGCATTTCTGAACAGTAACGAACGGCGTAGCGTTACACCGTGCTAATTGGAGAGATATTCTGGGACGTCTATCTATGTGAAAtgattttcataatttttctaatttctcaaCGATGTTTACGATCATTTTGATTATCGAATTATTTAATGCTCTCGCGATCGTTGCATTGATCAAATAAGACGATCGTACCTCGAAGGCGGCGAGCTGACTCTCGTCCCACTGGAACCCGGCCAAGCATTTTCGTTGTTGCTCGGTCATGAACAGTCCTCGTATCGGTATCACGGTCAGCAGCAGGTCGAAGGACCAGTCGGTACCGGAAGTCGGCACCAACGACCTCAAGTACTTGCATTCGTAGTCCACATGGTTCGGTGAATTTTCGCATTGCACCGAGCAGACCGGCAAGCCGCAGCCACGGTCGCACGGAAACAGCGGACACTCGTTCTTGTAGCAGCACACGCACATCTGCGGACGCTCGCACGCTAGAACTTTAGCTTCGGGACCGTTTACAACCGTGTAATTAACAATTACGTTCAGCGTAAACGGACGTTTCACCGCTCGCTCGAAAACTCGACGGagaacgcgcgcgcgacgcCTCGTCGCCGACCTTCATTTTATTTAAGAATAAAGTACCGTACGAGAACGAAGACCATCCCTTATTTTTTTTAgtatttaaccgtttgcgtaccacgggccacttttgcgctcttcagatcttgtgtcgagaaaagccaggccgcatttggccgaaacagacgacttaagggcccacccgaaatttgtcgaaacgtgctcagcCTTTCGGACGCATATATGCGTCGCATCGCTGTCtgtaatccaatttgcattttgttgttacctattctaaattaatagtatatattttttcattcgtaacgttttattttatgttttacggctttCTTCGACACGcaatcgaaggagcgctgttGCGCtcttcgatcctgttttttcagaaccatccggtacgcaaacggttaagcgAGTCGGCTGTCGTCTCGTACGCTGCATTTTTTAAcactttgcagtcgaagctattcgaattcgaaatccaaaacatgatttctgatctacagtatctctattttatataatctaTTGCGatttatacgtatgaaattgagcctattggcaagtacaacgcaattttaatagttttttttttttaatataaacgagtctgatgcttttagaatgattttgaaaaatagtataccaatatTTTAGTGGCGCCACAgactcgccactcgagtgcaaagggttaaagcgcGTCTCGTCGCCGAGGATCTCGAAATCGTCGTCGAATCATTTCGAACGATCGCGAGACGCGGCTAACAATGTGACAGAAAAACGAAAGAGCATTAGGATAGCTAAATAAAGGCGATCGCGCGGACACCGATCGCAAAAAAAAATGCAGTCGCAACGTGATCGACGCAGTCTCCGTGGCGCGGCTCGACGAAACCGGAGGCGAATAACGAGAAAACGGAGGCGAATCGAGAAACGTGGTTCAGTGAACGAATGAGCTGTCTCCTAAGATTAACCGGGCGGCTCGGTAACGCAACGGCAGCCTAATAATGGGAACGGAATGGCCGGGCGGAACTTGCGCTAAGCCTGATCTACGGGACGCGAGAATGTTTCGCGTGCGATCGCATATCGGACGGATATCATACCGGAAGTCTACTGGCCGCGCACCTTGGCCCGACGATTAGGGGCGCGTCGACGAAGATCAGCTCGTTAGGCTCGATGTTCCTGGTGGCGAACAGGCCGCGGCCTCCCAATTTCGAGTAGCCGACGGTCCACGGCAACGAATCGTCGCCCATGATCCTGTTCTCCTTCAGATGGGCTATCAACGATTCTTTCACCTGATCCGGGTCCACGATACTCGGTAGATTCATGCTCACAGGCGATCACGAGTGGAACTTCGCGGAGGGGAAACCGACGAGATCCGTCTTCGACTACGGTGTTCACGGTAGTGCTCGCATTCACGCTTCTCTCGCGCTATATACAGTAGCCGGAATATAAATAGAGAAATGCTACTTCTTATCTTCATCCAGCTTGTCATAACGTCCGCTATCCTTCATTCACGTAAGCCGTTCGAGCGTACGACACGCGTCGCTTTTGTAAACGTTCGAACGTGTACAGGTGATGtccccctaactgacgctcggattgcggcgaaaaattggacaatttgggaagaggagatacgattcattCGTgtcttgcgccttgtttttatatAATCGCCGAttctcgacaactataaaaaacgaggcgcaagactcgaactcTAATCGTAATCTCTTcctgccaaattgtccatttttctgcacaatccgagcgtcagttaggcccacgaaagtgttcgtgcaCCTTTTGAAACGCGCGAACCTTTTTCAAACTGGTCCCGAAAGCTACTTGAATCGTTTTTCCagatgatagcgggactagtcCACCGGACGATGACCAGAACGcttttttctcatgaattttgcTATCGCTTGGAGCgacaagaaaagaaataaaaggcTTCAAAAGTTTTTCAATCTTTTTATCCGagcttataacaaaaattaagaaaaatgccttttcttttttaatcgaGTTTTAAATATGTTGTCAGGTTTTAGAAGGTGTGCGAATACTTTCGTGCGATTATTGTGCATTACAATCGTCGCGTTTATACGAATACAGCACGGACGGTTAatcgagtacagtaatttctccctaattcgcgctcagatctcgcggaaagaatggacaattcgaggaaGAACAGATTATCAACGACTACAataacgaaccgcgaggctcgaacaatcgtatctccttatTCTCCGATCTAGGCTAACGCATCGATCGCGAACCATCGAAGATCTTCGTTTCACAGCGAAAAATCATGCTACCGGTTTGTTCGCCGCGCGATCATTTTTTTAAGAAACCAGCGGTCGTTTCCGGTCGTTCCGAGAGCTTTTCGAAACGGAACCAGGATTCGTGTATCGATACAGCGTAATTTCACGCAAGCGTAACGTGGTGTACACCGTTTGTATAGACGATCGTTGCCAGGACTACCAGGTAGCTAGCCGCAAGGAACACTGTATGCTAACaagtatgtatattatatagggTTAGTACCATTGAGGGATAGTGTGAGCCGAGAAAAAGTATCGTAGAACCGACGACCCCGCGTGTCACCAGTTCCGTTCCGAGGATCGTCGAATAGAAAAAGGTAATCGGTACGGAGGACGGACGATCGATCCTTCGACAGTGAACAAACCGAGATAAAAGCGTCATTCGATTTTTAGTTGCTGCATACGAAACGTTGCCCTGTAGTCCGAGGCCTCGTAAATACGTGTGTAACAATTTAATGCACGAAGTGTACGCGTATGTGTGACTTAGGGCGGCCGTATCCGTTATCATGTTTTCGGAACAAAAAAGAAGAGAGTCGCATCGAACGTGTTGATTAGACCCCGCGATTATTTCTCGGTACATGCGATCTTCTTATCTGTGTTAAAATAATACGTACATTATTCGGTCGGaggaattgtttcgaataaatcctCTGTTGTTCGATGAAAGCGCTATGGAGACGGAAATCGCGCGTCTCCGGGGCTGAGAAAGTTTTACCGCTATACTATACGTCGGCGATTGAATGAAAATAAACGCAACAGTTCGtatgcaacaacaacaactcgCTTCGAACATTTATGTTCGAATTTCGAACAAACGAATTTCGCGTTGGATACGATACGGTAATACAGAATAATACAGAATGTATAATACTTGGCAAAAATAGCGGAATCGGACGTGTTGTCGGCGGAATGTCTTCGGCCTTCTACTGTGTTACGTAATTTTGATTTAGAATGCTTCACGCAAGATGGTCGATTGAGAAATTCATGAATGAAAGGGTTCTCGCGCTGACAACCGTGTTGGCTTTAACGATTGGTCTCGCACGAGGACTGAATTGCAGTAGCGAGCCTTGCATGTACGGGATTTGCTTAGAGGATGGGAACAGGTACATAAAACACACAGACATAAAAATCACGCGCACAGTCTCTATGTTGGTATGAAACGCAAAATGATACTTTATCGCCGATAATATCTAGGTGATTAAAGGAACGCTTGTGTCGAACAAATTTTTAGCAACGACCACGATTAACCACCGCTGTTTCATGAATATTTATTTCCTAAATATATAAATCCGAGGGATTTGTAAATACAAGAAATTCTCTCCGATCGACAGaaaatatacgattattcgaggcgcAAATTAAATGGAATTTAATCGAGCCGGAAGCCTCTTCTCAAACTAGTCTAtatttgtttccaagctgagcgtcgattagggagaatttactgtatctgctTTCGTCTTCTAAATTGACATCGGCGGGAAAGAACGatagaaatttgtcaagcatcGTTCGCTCGAGTAATGTgaataaatttcaataaatatccAAAGTCCCCACGACGGAAGTTATTCGTGATTCGAACAATAAGAATCGCAACGATCGGCGAGAAGCCAAATTGCTTGCGATTaaagctcgtttgttttgtgcgCGCAGCACAAAGTATTCCTGTTATTGCATCGACGGTTACACCGGAATCAACTGCGAGATCAATTGGGACGACTGTTGGTCCAATCCGTGCCTAAACGGAGGGACATGCAACGACGCCGTTGCAGCGTATAATTGCACCTGTGCCGAGGgttttgtaggtaactcgtggTATCCCTGCGTTCATTTCCCATCGCATGCGTGATATACGGGCCGCTGCGCCGGCATGTTTACGCGGGGAATGATTAAATTATGATTATGTGCTCGCTTTACGGTACCGTGGATAACGTAAACGTAAACGCGCAACTGTTAATGCACGAGATCAGCGAGAACAGATCGAATCAATCCGTCCAGCCAGACGGTGCATGCTTCGCGTTTCAGACGTGTTCCCTTATCTATTACAATTTGTCGGCAATTTGTGATTTCTCTATCTTGCGTTCGTCTATTCCAGGGGTGGCCAAACTTTCGATCACTACGGGCgacctgtttttttttttttttaaattataagcGGCGGTTCACCAACATCGCGATTACACGAAGTGATCGTAAGAAAAGTAGTAATTTAAATCCAAGAATAAGTTTAAATTTGAGATAAACATAGATAATATCAGACAGACAGGAGCCATTAGGAATAGTTACGTGTGGCCGACGGTTCGGCCGCCCCTGATCTATTCTATAAAATCAATTCAACGGTAacaactagactgcgaattttgtgCGTCTTATGGCAAAAACGGGCTATAAAAGACTGAAACGACATTAGAAGAGTTCAAATATACGTTCACATTGTGTTCCAACTTATCAGTTCaacttataattattaaaagaaatctttatttcgcacaaagatccgcagtccggtaATAACTCGTGTACAAGACTTTTTTACAAGAGTTTCTTCTAACAGCACAACATCGTCTCTTTCTATTACGCTTCATTCGTTTCGTTGACGCATCGTTCAATATGCACCTTGCTGTTCTTTCGATATAAACATTTAAATACGCGAATCTGGTTCAACAGAATCCCTGGTCTCGACGTTACTTTTCGCACAAGTTTTCTCGACGCGTCGCGTTTGCAGGTATAAATTGTGAGCAGAGGTACAGCGAGTGCTCGAACCAACCCTGTTTGAACAACGGGACTTGCCTCGACTACGACGGCATTACTTGTCAATGCCCCGACGGATATTCAGGTATAGAGGCAAGAGATCTCGTAAATCCTTCGCTCTGTCCTAAACCGTCGTTTACTTTCCTCAAGGCGATTACTGCGAGATAGACGCGTCCGTCTGCAACGACACTATATGCAAGAATGGAGGCGAGTGCATCGAGGGACCCGGGTTCTCCTTTCTTTGCCGTTGTCCCGAAGGCGAGTGCCGCGTTCGTTGGAACTGTCGTAAAAACGAACAACGATAAATCATCGTTTCGTTCCCTTTGTTACAGGATGGACAGGCCCGCTGTGCGACCAGGACGTCGACGAATGCATCACGTCGCCCTGCAAAAATGGTGGCCTCTGCATCAACGTGCCCTCTTCTTATACCTGCGCTTGCCTGTTCGGTAAGCATAGAGAACGTGCCGTCACAGATTTccacttcaaattcgttcgcCCTTCGGTAAAAATAGCATGGCCGTTCGTTCGGTCTCGCCCAAATTCGTTGTAACTAATTGTCACGGTTGCTTGCAAGGATACACGGGCAAAGACTGCGACAAAGCTGTCGTCCCCTGCGAGGAGAATCCGTGTCAAAACGAGGCGGTGTGTTTGTTCGAGGACGAACGATCCGTTTGCTATTGCGTGCCGGACTATCACGGCTCATTGTGCGAGCTGAAATACGACGACTGCGAGTCGAAATTCGCGAACTGCGTGAACGGCGGTACCTGCGTCGACGGCATCAACAGTTTCACCTGCGCCTGCCCGGTTTATTACAGCGGGCCGTTCTGCGACCAGCACGATCATCTTCCATCGTCGACGGTTTCGCCGTTCGCGGAAACATACGAGACTGATAGCGATAGGGAAACAACCACTGCCAGCATCTCGTTTCCATCGGGATCGCCAACACTGCCAGAAACCGATTCGTCGCCGTTGACAAATGCTTTCGCGGCAACTGAGTCTTCGACGTCGGTCAAAGGGACCAGCCGTTCCTTCACGAAATGGTACCCTTTCGCCGAAGGGTCATCGACCACTGACAAAAATGGCTTGTTTAgcagtagcagcagcagcagcagcagcagcagcagcagcacggACACCAGCACGCTGCTCACCGACGCCTCGTCGATCTATTCGATCACGACCAAAGACCTGTCCCAAACCGAAACAATCTCGTTAGAGCCTCGCACGTTTCCTGATGTCTTGAGCGAAGCCACAGCTACGTCCTCGACGCTGAAGATCGAGAACGATTATCTCACCGAGAAATCGTCTCGCAACGAAACCGCGGCCACCGAAACGACGTACCAGAGGGAAGGAACTGGGACGTCCGTTGCCATCAGCGAGACGTCCTCCTCCGAAACGAGTGACACGCCGAGATACACGCCGACGACAGAGTAAATAGTCCGCTTAGAAATCtgcttaaaaaaaaagaaaagagaacaaTCTTTTACAATGGTTGTAAAAATGGGCAATTAtaagtcaacaattataaaaacgacgtGCAAGccacgaacaatcgtatctcctcttcccaaattgtccatttttatgtgcgacctgagcgtcgattagggagagttTGCTGTACACCGGTACGTATCATTTCTAGGTATTATTTCATGATAACTACGTCCACGGAAAGGGCCGTCGAAGAAACCACGATAACCGGAACCGACAACGAGAGAAGCACTTTATTTTCTACAATCGCGTCGGCTTCGGGTGTCACGGAATTCTGGCGAAACAGGAGTTTGGAGATAAGTTCGTCGCCCGGGGATGTACCAAAAGCTACGACTGTATCGTTCACAGAAAAGGA
This genomic stretch from Megalopta genalis isolate 19385.01 chromosome 5, iyMegGena1_principal, whole genome shotgun sequence harbors:
- the eys gene encoding eyes shut isoform X2; protein product: MLHARWSIEKFMNERVLALTTVLALTIGLARGLNCSSEPCMYGICLEDGNSTKYSCYCIDGYTGINCEINWDDCWSNPCLNGGTCNDAVAAYNCTCAEGFVGINCEQRYSECSNQPCLNNGTCLDYDGITCQCPDGYSGDYCEIDASVCNDTICKNGGECIEGPGFSFLCRCPEGWTGPLCDQDVDECITSPCKNGGLCINVPSSYTCACLFGYTGKDCDKAVVPCEENPCQNEAVCLFEDERSVCYCVPDYHGSLCELKYDDCESKFANCVNGGTCVDGINSFTCACPVYYSGPFCDQHDHLPSSTVSPFAETYETDSDRETTTASISFPSGSPTLPETDSSPLTNAFAATESSTSVKGTSRSFTKWYPFAEGSSTTDKNGLFSSSSSSSSSSSSSTDTSTLLTDASSIYSITTKDLSQTETISLEPRTFPDVLSEATATSSTLKIENDYLTEKSSRNETAATETTYQREGTGTSVAISETSSSETSDTPRYTPTTEYYFMITTSTERAVEETTITGTDNERSTLFSTIASASGVTEFWRNRSLEISSSPGDVPKATTVSFTEKEMSTHPGGSSSMDVENSTVPFASSSPSFATTSTSMRTVFEESSTIGEEGQSSVKDQSSTTVQGSTDCQGSSCTSPTVSSGRNDSVCNCTNRSDCKTGPSITRAAFNGKSYVRQRVDVETLNDNNTSLRIFVRLRTRFKDGIILHVYFDDEKYALVYLEYGSLKFQFSCGLETMLLGEIDSSIDHGYEVDIDTRFQYFIRNETNKCSARLLVNGTTAVSGEQILPLQGNLPRYANLHLGGIPLVFTQYFSHVSMGFTGCMDLLKVNDVPRHFIYDSTETFQIEDCVSFLCLSNPCQNFGACEETNGTIRCRCIPGYTGSFCERSTCDESPCALGATCISSPGSGFVCVCPLGTHGLLCEEGVRRIFTSAPLSATTITATASKSYIAHTVRVGRSGRDAWLAVDGIGNVTGRVVGSMTRLDVSPILYIGGHKSRNFESLPHDLPLHTGFSGCIFDIEIRTAGAIYPISSSSPATGRGVGECHRNECIRHSCKNGAVCLNHGATYSCICTKEWMGSDCSIPVEVLSPIDSSSCHSSN
- the LOC117219781 gene encoding SET domain-containing protein SmydA-8 isoform X1, which encodes MNLPSIVDPDQVKESLIAHLKENRIMGDDSLPWTVGYSKLGGRGLFATRNIEPNELIFVDAPLIVGPRCAASRLPMCVCCYKNECPLFPCDRGCGLPVCSVQCENSPNHVDYECKYLRSLVPTSGTDWSFDLLLTVIPIRGLFMTEQQRKCLAGFQWDESQLAAFEAELLQRNVANPPSEEDLELMKRVCGTFATNAFETVSVQDNDHSSSLRGLYPLGALQNHCCTPNTRHHFDNGQRLYVNAARPISAGDELTMSYTSLFWDTTRRRRFLSVTKRFACACKRCSDPTEFGSRLGALLCESEKCSGNLLPQDPLNSTSSWICDKCSIVMSNREVTSIRSSLSAIMENVMYKTPREIYDFMQRELKLVIPLTNYLIMDIKFRIISYYGRAEGVQWGDLTDAELDTKARYCKDLLATLDILNGGNSKKKGLLLYELYCTNMEKTKRLRQQQNIRNERAQFSIQNDENERLLEDAMTILQNDVVAAVNFECDKKYFKQC